The Thermithiobacillus plumbiphilus genome includes a region encoding these proteins:
- a CDS encoding lysylphosphatidylglycerol synthase transmembrane domain-containing protein, whose product MKYSFVLLLILSLGLSLAVPVIYGGLESFHLLGRLPLWGMALLLGMVLLGWRFNAARLQILAGGLGRPLKARQALGTVVAAEFAGVATPAGSGGPPTLLFLLSQRGLSMGQSAAVLAVDTLADLVFFGTAIPLALLLYFLRSGISHPLIFATLLLMLALSGFGLLWLLIHKHRSFLLWLGRIGRRFPWLRRFRFRIGRMVVHFRQAITYLIRMPRYRLVALYVFTASHWLLRYSVLAVLLWMLKESVPWAYLFLVQSMLLFGGQMLLLPGGGGGVEVGFGALLNGYLEPSTSALTLIVWRFYTFYWYLLAGAPVFILQTGRAARRLLTLKP is encoded by the coding sequence ATGAAATATTCCTTTGTACTACTGCTGATCCTGAGCCTGGGGCTGAGCCTTGCCGTCCCGGTGATCTATGGCGGCCTGGAAAGCTTTCACCTGCTCGGGCGTCTGCCGCTTTGGGGCATGGCACTGCTGCTGGGCATGGTGTTGCTTGGCTGGCGCTTCAATGCCGCCCGATTGCAGATCCTGGCCGGCGGTCTGGGACGCCCGCTCAAGGCCCGCCAGGCGCTCGGCACGGTGGTGGCCGCGGAGTTCGCCGGGGTTGCCACGCCGGCTGGTTCGGGCGGGCCGCCCACGCTGCTGTTTCTGCTGTCCCAGCGCGGCCTGAGCATGGGCCAGAGTGCCGCGGTCCTGGCCGTGGACACCCTGGCCGATCTGGTGTTCTTCGGCACCGCCATTCCGCTGGCTCTGCTGCTTTATTTTCTGCGCAGTGGCATCAGCCACCCGCTGATCTTCGCCACACTGCTGCTGATGCTGGCATTGAGCGGTTTTGGGCTGTTGTGGCTGCTCATCCACAAGCATCGAAGTTTCCTGCTCTGGCTGGGCAGGATCGGGCGGCGGTTTCCTTGGCTGCGGCGCTTTCGCTTCCGGATCGGGCGCATGGTGGTGCACTTTCGTCAGGCGATCACTTATCTGATCCGCATGCCACGCTATCGCCTGGTCGCCCTCTATGTCTTCACCGCCAGCCATTGGCTGCTGCGTTACAGCGTGCTGGCCGTGCTGCTCTGGATGCTCAAGGAGTCGGTGCCCTGGGCCTATCTCTTCCTGGTCCAGTCCATGCTGCTGTTCGGGGGGCAGATGCTGCTGCTGCCGGGCGGTGGGGGCGGCGTGGAGGTGGGGTTCGGTGCCCTGCTCAATGGCTACCTGGAGCCATCCACCAGCGCCCTGACGCTCATCGTGTGGCGATTTTATACTTTTTACTGGTATCTGCTGGCAGGCGCGCCGGTCTTCATCCTGCAGACCGGCAGGGCGGCCCGGCGCTTGCTGACACTCAAGCCCTGA
- a CDS encoding pseudouridine synthase, whose amino-acid sequence MKTAGKKAGTGVPLARALSKMGVASRTVASTLILTGRVMVNGQVVRTPQHPVDMRRDRIFLDNQPVRPRTKVYLALHKPPGVVTTRQDEKGRKTVYDALGEWGKPDGQWLAPVGRLDRASQGLLLFTNDTQWANHLLSPESHVAKVYHVQIDRHLDEPMLERLRSGMLLDQEEQTRPAQVRVLRQGDKTQWLEITLREGLNRQIRRMLEVAGAEVLQLIRVAIGPLQLGELKKGECRLLSPAEVAALTAPRADSDRPA is encoded by the coding sequence ATGAAAACTGCTGGCAAAAAAGCAGGCACCGGGGTTCCCCTGGCGAGAGCCCTGTCCAAGATGGGCGTGGCCTCCCGCACGGTGGCTTCCACGCTGATACTGACCGGACGGGTAATGGTGAACGGGCAGGTGGTTCGCACGCCGCAACACCCGGTGGACATGCGCCGAGACCGTATTTTCCTGGACAATCAGCCGGTGCGCCCTCGGACCAAGGTCTATCTGGCCCTGCACAAGCCGCCCGGAGTCGTCACCACGCGTCAGGACGAAAAAGGCCGCAAGACCGTCTATGACGCTCTGGGGGAATGGGGAAAGCCGGATGGCCAGTGGCTGGCGCCGGTAGGTAGGCTCGATCGCGCCAGTCAGGGATTGCTGCTGTTCACCAATGACACGCAGTGGGCGAATCATTTGCTGAGCCCGGAAAGCCACGTGGCCAAGGTCTATCACGTGCAGATCGACCGTCATCTCGATGAACCGATGCTCGAGCGCCTGCGGAGCGGCATGTTGCTGGATCAGGAGGAGCAGACCCGCCCGGCGCAGGTGCGGGTGCTGCGTCAGGGCGACAAGACCCAGTGGCTGGAAATCACGCTGCGAGAGGGTTTGAACCGGCAGATCCGGCGGATGCTGGAGGTGGCCGGCGCGGAGGTGCTGCAACTCATCCGGGTGGCCATTGGTCCACTGCAGCTCGGTGAGCTGAAAAAGGGCGAATGCCGCCTGCTCAGCCCGGCCGAGGTAGCAGCGCTGACAGCCCCGCGAGCGGATTCTGATCGGCCGGCATGA
- a CDS encoding ferritin-like domain-containing protein, which produces MSSENLHENTAKLKPETIDRHRAIISMMEEFEAVDWYQQRADATDDPQLRAILIHNMNEELEHACMILEWLRRRMPKLDENLREYLFTEGDITQLEHGHAPEDQPGAQPDSDSKPIPGRRQSRFTVGDLKGE; this is translated from the coding sequence ATGTCAAGCGAGAACCTGCACGAAAACACAGCCAAACTCAAACCGGAAACCATCGACCGGCACCGCGCCATCATTTCGATGATGGAGGAATTCGAGGCGGTGGACTGGTACCAGCAGCGCGCCGATGCCACCGATGACCCACAACTGCGAGCCATTCTCATTCATAACATGAACGAGGAACTGGAACACGCCTGCATGATACTGGAATGGCTACGACGCAGGATGCCGAAGCTGGATGAAAACCTGCGCGAATATCTCTTCACGGAAGGGGACATTACCCAGCTTGAACACGGCCATGCCCCCGAAGACCAGCCAGGCGCTCAGCCGGACAGTGACAGCAAGCCTATCCCAGGGCGCAGGCAGTCGCGTTTCACCGTCGGCGATCTGAAAGGAGAGTGA
- a CDS encoding family 1 encapsulin nanocompartment shell protein, which yields MEISIPHFDDSIASRMETVIAAAAREVLTARRILPVEGPFGEGFTALEVGNDDLRHHDNDHDAITVVSRSLSVPLIFRRFALGRRQVAAHLEQGMPLDLTPVRQATLSVCAREEALIYQGDAALGLPGLSTVEGRNHLDGGDWCNVEQVLRDVLDAVTLLDERGYRGPYALALAPRLHNLLFRRYPDGSDLVQAEHLKEICTAGIFKADMPGAVVLSPEAGTLLIGEDLHVDYTLADPAHFYFSVRESLVLKVDAPGAICTIRPAGTQEQSSSNTDANAEVGRHPKQSG from the coding sequence ATGGAGATCAGCATTCCGCACTTTGATGACAGCATTGCAAGCCGCATGGAAACAGTCATTGCCGCGGCCGCCCGGGAAGTCCTGACCGCACGCCGCATCCTGCCGGTGGAGGGGCCCTTTGGCGAGGGATTCACGGCCCTGGAGGTCGGCAATGATGACCTGCGACATCACGATAACGATCATGACGCCATCACCGTGGTGTCCCGCTCGCTGAGCGTCCCCCTGATCTTCCGCCGTTTCGCGCTGGGTCGCCGCCAGGTGGCGGCACATCTGGAACAGGGCATGCCGCTGGATCTGACCCCGGTGCGCCAGGCCACGCTCTCGGTCTGCGCACGCGAGGAGGCCCTGATCTATCAAGGTGATGCCGCACTGGGACTACCCGGCCTGAGCACCGTGGAAGGCCGCAATCATCTGGACGGCGGCGACTGGTGCAATGTGGAACAGGTGCTCCGGGACGTGCTCGACGCCGTCACCCTGCTCGATGAGCGGGGATATCGCGGGCCCTATGCCCTGGCGCTGGCGCCGCGCCTGCACAACCTGCTGTTTCGCCGCTACCCCGATGGCAGTGATCTGGTGCAGGCCGAGCATCTCAAGGAGATCTGCACCGCCGGCATCTTCAAGGCCGACATGCCGGGGGCGGTCGTGCTCAGCCCCGAGGCGGGTACCCTGCTGATCGGCGAGGACCTGCATGTGGATTATACGCTGGCCGATCCCGCGCATTTCTACTTCTCGGTACGGGAATCCCTGGTCCTGAAAGTGGATGCCCCCGGCGCGATCTGCACCATCCGCCCGGCAGGCACGCAGGAACAAAGCTCAAGCAACACCGATGCCAACGCCGAAGTCGGACGCCACCCAAAGCAGTCTGGCTGA
- a CDS encoding DsrE family protein: MAHFFVNVTHAANDLDRATVGLVLAKNALAEGHQVTLFLSLDGIHLARADNYIDGLHEPTFPSIRELFDALVNSQQARIWVCAGCYKKRGLEETNFIQQAEIVGAGAAIKAMAEPGIVPVYY; encoded by the coding sequence ATGGCGCATTTCTTTGTCAATGTGACACATGCAGCGAACGACCTCGATCGCGCGACGGTGGGACTGGTGCTGGCGAAAAACGCGCTGGCGGAAGGCCACCAGGTCACCTTGTTCCTGAGTCTCGACGGCATCCATCTGGCGCGGGCGGACAATTACATCGACGGCCTGCATGAGCCGACCTTTCCGAGCATCCGCGAATTGTTCGATGCCTTGGTCAACAGCCAGCAGGCCCGGATCTGGGTCTGCGCCGGTTGCTACAAGAAACGCGGCCTGGAAGAGACCAACTTCATTCAGCAGGCGGAGATCGTGGGCGCGGGCGCTGCCATCAAGGCAATGGCCGAACCGGGCATCGTGCCGGTGTACTACTGA